The following coding sequences lie in one Ostrea edulis chromosome 8, xbOstEdul1.1, whole genome shotgun sequence genomic window:
- the LOC125663164 gene encoding uncharacterized protein LOC125663164, translated as MECGITITGDTSSGKTSLVNKLVGQRLMTPKILRATSKICRIRNSETYAIEVLDVDGKVLEERTAFTDHRKMNKKLDKYTCTREDNARMYYIDIYSPLGNLDVKGNVMLVDTPGISGAKGTNSVLMEFLPNAVGFIFVIDVSRAGGVEEDRLLEILGSIVKTRYMMPCFEPDDVLFVINKWNLLQYSAKSEETSDTASDDSDDEEDEEEPINEEEEIWNTIVNKIKAVWPTLTEDQIFRLNLCYVRTYNANPNPGKVLD; from the exons ATGGAATGTGGCATCACCATCACAG GAGACACAAGTAGTGGCAAAACCAGTCTAGTCAATAAGCTAGTTGGACAGAGGCTGATGACTCCAAAGATATTGCGAGCAACGTCCAAAATATGTAGGATCCGGAATTCAGAAACGTATGCAATCGAAGTTCTGGATGTAGATGGGAAGGTTTTGGAAGAGAGAACTGCCTTTACCGACCACAGAAAGATGAATAAGAAGTTGGATAAGTATACGTGTACGAGGGAAGACAATGCCAGAATGTACTATATCGATATATACTCTCCACTCGGAAACTTGGATGTCAAG GGAAATGTGATGCTTGTAGATACACCTGGCATTAGTGGAGCAAAAGGAACGAATTCAGTGCTGATGGAGTTTCTTCCTAATGCTGTTGGTTTCATTTTTGTTATTGATGTGTCCAGGGCCGGTGGTGTGGAGGAAGATAGG CTCCTTGAAATTTTGGGAAGCATTGTTAAAACCAGGTACATGATGCCGTGTTTTGAGCCAGATGATGTTCTCTTTGTCATAAATAAATGGAATCTGCTTCAATATTCTGCAAAATCAGAAGAAACATCTGATACAGCATCTGACGATTCTGACGACGAAGAAGACGAAGAAGAACCCATCAACGAGGAAGAGGAAATCTGGAATacaattgtaaacaaaataaaggCGGTGTGGCCCACACTTACAGAGGATCAAATTTTCAGACTCAATCTTTGCTATGTAAGAACTTATAATGCAAACCCAAATCCTGGCAAAGtgctagattga